CCTGCTCGCGCCGGACTCCCGCGGCGAGCTGGCGGCGTCGCTGGCGCGGGTGACCGCGGCCGAGCCGTGGGCTCGGGCAGAGGCGATCGGGGCGTCGCACGAGGTATGGGTGGTAGGTGGCGAGGACGCGCCAAGGATAGCGGCGGCGGCCGGCGCGGAACCCGCGTACATCGCCGACGGGCATCATCGGTATGAGACGTCGATCGTGATCCGTGAGGAGGCTCCGGCGGCGTGGCGCGCCGGGGCGCGGCGCACCCTGGCGCACGTAGTGTCGTTCCGGGACCCGGGGCTCGAGATCCTGCCGACGCACCGGGTGGTCGAAGGTCGGAAGTTGGCGGTTGAAGAGGTGCTCGCGGCCGCGGCGCCGTACTTCGAGCCGGCGAGCCGCGAGGGCGCGACCCTGACGCTGGTCTTCGGTGACGGGTCGCAGGCGCCGGTCGCGTTGCGCTCCGACGCCGACCTCTCCGCGGCCACCGATCTCCCGGCGCATCCGGCGGTCCGCTCGCTCGCGGTGGCTGTATGCGATGCCGTGATGGTGAAAGTCGTAGCGTCTTCGCTCCAGGGCGGGGCGCCCGGCCTGCGTTACACGCCGGTCGAGGCGGAGGCGCGCGCCGCAGCGCGGGATGACGCTGTCGCTTTCGCGATCCTGCTCCCGCCGACCAGGCTGGAAGAAGTGAAGCGGGTCGCGGACGCGGGAGAGGTCATGCCGCCCAAGTCCACGTTCTTCGCGCCGAAAGTGCCGACGGGGGTGGTGCTCCGGCCGCTGGCGGGGGAGAGCTAGCCCGGCGGCGGCCGTTC
The window above is part of the Gemmatimonadales bacterium genome. Proteins encoded here:
- a CDS encoding DUF1015 domain-containing protein, with translation MFAPFRGERYADAASLARRLAPPYDVIGPAQRAALAAQDPANVVRVDLPVAPEGGDPYEEAARLLSGWRTQGILTRDAGPCAYVLRTTSGFEDGSVRARTGAFLAVSAEPFAEGRVLPHERTHRGPKEDRRRLTHATACNLSPVFLLAPDSRGELAASLARVTAAEPWARAEAIGASHEVWVVGGEDAPRIAAAAGAEPAYIADGHHRYETSIVIREEAPAAWRAGARRTLAHVVSFRDPGLEILPTHRVVEGRKLAVEEVLAAAAPYFEPASREGATLTLVFGDGSQAPVALRSDADLSAATDLPAHPAVRSLAVAVCDAVMVKVVASSLQGGAPGLRYTPVEAEARAAARDDAVAFAILLPPTRLEEVKRVADAGEVMPPKSTFFAPKVPTGVVLRPLAGES